The nucleotide sequence CATCCGAGAAGCTGAAACGGGATTTGTCCCGGTCAATCCTTGAGCATCGCAGGTATTATAACCTTATTTATCCGAAGCGGGAGTACATCGATGTTGATGTGACCATACGTACCAGCGCCGATTTGGTCGACTACGAGGAGTGTAATGCTGATGTAATCGTGGCCCGCGGACTGCTGGCGACAATATTAAAAAAAATGCATCCCTCGATTCCAGTGGTCGAGGCACCGGTAACCATGACGGATATAATGGGTGCAGTGATGGACCTGCAGAAAACGGGTGCGGAGAAGGTCCCGATAGCCCTGATCGGACTGGGAATGGTTTTTCATCAGGTAAAGGCGGTGGAGGAACTCCTGGATGTTGAGCTTGTTACTATTGATTATCTGCATCAGCCTAGGTCCCCGGATATCATTAAGGAGCTGCTTGATGAAGCGGTATCCCGGGGGTTCAGGGCATTTGCAGGAGGGGCCACTCTGGTTCGGCATGCAGTGGAACGCGGGTATCTGGCGGCCTTTGTGGACAGCGGGGACGAGTCCAAATGGCTGGCTCTGAATGAGGCCCAGCATATAGCAGCAACCCGGCGCAGGGAACGGGAACGTTCCGTCAGATACGAGACAATCCTGAACCATTCCCTGGAGGGTATCATTACCACCGACACCGAGAAGAGGATTATCCAGATAAACTCAGCCGCCGGCAGAATCCTTGGAGTAGATCCGGCTGATGCCGGAGGCATACGTATAGAGAAGCTGATCCCGGAACCCAAGTTCATGTTCCTCCTGGGTAAAGACCGGGATTATGTTAATGAAATATTCAAGCTTGGAAGAAAACGGATTGTCCTGAACAAGGTGTCCGCTTCCCTGGGAAAGGAGAATATCGGCAGTGTTATAACCTTTCAGGATGCCAGTAATGTGCAGTCCGCGGAAATCAAGATTCGCAGCGAACTGCACCGCCGGGGGCTTGTAGCCAAATACAGTTTTGCTGATATAATCGGAGCGAGCCTCGTCCTGGAACGCGCCATCGAGACTGCCCGTACCTTTGCCAGGGTCCCTTCGAATGTTCTTCTCGTCGGCGAGACTGGGACCGGCAAGGAGCTTTTTGCCCAGAGTATGCACATAGAGAGTCCCCGTAAAGATGCACCCTTTGTGGCGGTAAACTGTGCCGCCATTCCTGAAAACCTGATGGAAAGCGAGTTCTTTGGCTATAAGGGAGGGGCTTTCACTGGCGCATCAAAGGAGGGGCGCATGGGCTTCTTCGAACTGGCCCACGGGGGAACAATCTTTCTGGACGAGGTATCCGAGATCCCCCTGAAACTCCAGAGCAAGCTGCTGCGGGTCATACAGGAAGGCGAGATAATGCGCATCGGCCATGACAAGATTATTCCGGTAAATGTCCGCATTATCTGTGCCTCCAACCGGGACCTGAAGCCCCTGGTACGGGAAGGGCTGTTTCGGGAAGACTTGTTTTACCGGCTGGCAGTTCTGCAGCTTCGGCTGCCTCCCTTACGAGAACGGGGGGAGGATATTATCCTGCTGGCAAGACATTTTGTCGGACAGTACTCATCGATCTTTGCGAACCGTTCCGTCGGCCTTTCCCCGCAGGCCAAAAGACGGTTAATGGAGTACCCTTGGGACGGGAACATCCGGGAGCTCCGGAATATCTGCGAACAGCTGGTGGTGCTGAATAAGTCAGGCAGCATTGGCCCGAAAGAGGTCGCTACCCTGCTTGCACTCGAAATGACCGGTCCAGTCTCTCTTCCGCAGGTGAAAACACGCGGGGCCAGTGGACCGGCGAAGGGTATTCTTCAGGAGGTGGAACGGGACCTGATTATCTCGAGTCTTGAGAAGAATGACTTCAATAAAACCCGGACTGCCAGAACCCTGGGAATGAACCGCTCGACCCTGTGGCGTAAGATGAAAGAGTACGGTATCAGCTGCGACATGGTCATAGAACGATAGATCTCTCCCTGATTACCCCGCGGTTTTCCTCTCCTTGAGCCGTGTAACCGAATAAGCCCCTCCGATCAGGAGCAGCCCGCCGAAGATCTGCATCAGGCTCAGACGCTCCCGGAAGACCAGAAACGAAAACACCGCGGCAAAAAAGGGACGTGTCAGCTGGAGTATATTGGAGAGGGAAACCCCCAGATGGGGTACGGAGCGGTAAAAGAGGGAGTGCCCCAGGCCGATTCCGATAAGACCGGAGAGAATCATGACGGTCCACATGCTCAAGGAGGCCTGGAACTGCACCTGGGGACCCTGAATCAGCAGATGACTTACAAAGAAGAGGGGTGTTACAAAGGTGAAAACCGCAGCGTTTACAAAGTAGGGAGAGAATCCGGGGAGCCATGCCCGAACCATGGTGGTTAGACCCGCCCAGGAGAGGGCTGCCACCAGTACCAGGACCACTCCGGCAAGGGGCGCGCTACTTCCTCCGGAACCCGGTGAAACCGTAAGAAGTACGCCGACTACCGCGGTGATCAGTCCTATGTAAAAGAGGGGACGCTTCAACAGGGACCTTTCGTCGACAAAAAAGAGGAAGCCCAGAAGCACGCTGAAAATGGCCGCAGACTGGTAGATCAGCATGGCAAGACCCGGGTAAATGATGTACAGCGCCCCGGTATAGGCGGCCTGAAATCCGAAGTTCATCAGGGCGATAAGGGCCATTCTGGGGAGCAGATGGGCCAGATTTGCGCCCACATGTCTGCGCTCCTCCATGGGCGCGGCGGAAAAAAAGAGGGGCCACAAAACCATGAGTGAGGCCAGGTAGCGGGCGAAGGACTGGAACATCACGGGAAATCCGGCACTTACATAGCGGATCATCACCGAGGTAGAGGCCCAGACCACCGAAGCGCTGAGATTGAGTATGATTGCCCTGCGATAGGATGACTGCACTGTGCTGCTCCTGTTAAAAATGGATGATGCGTGATAGAAGCAGAATTTAGCATAAAATGCATAAAAGTGTTTAGCCAAAGCGGGCACAATCGTGTATGATAACAGACAGATTGTACACGATTATACTGCTTTGAAGGAGTTATCAGCAATGAAAAAT is from Marispirochaeta sp. and encodes:
- a CDS encoding sigma 54-interacting transcriptional regulator, yielding MAKILYVVPSEKLKRDLSRSILEHRRYYNLIYPKREYIDVDVTIRTSADLVDYEECNADVIVARGLLATILKKMHPSIPVVEAPVTMTDIMGAVMDLQKTGAEKVPIALIGLGMVFHQVKAVEELLDVELVTIDYLHQPRSPDIIKELLDEAVSRGFRAFAGGATLVRHAVERGYLAAFVDSGDESKWLALNEAQHIAATRRRERERSVRYETILNHSLEGIITTDTEKRIIQINSAAGRILGVDPADAGGIRIEKLIPEPKFMFLLGKDRDYVNEIFKLGRKRIVLNKVSASLGKENIGSVITFQDASNVQSAEIKIRSELHRRGLVAKYSFADIIGASLVLERAIETARTFARVPSNVLLVGETGTGKELFAQSMHIESPRKDAPFVAVNCAAIPENLMESEFFGYKGGAFTGASKEGRMGFFELAHGGTIFLDEVSEIPLKLQSKLLRVIQEGEIMRIGHDKIIPVNVRIICASNRDLKPLVREGLFREDLFYRLAVLQLRLPPLRERGEDIILLARHFVGQYSSIFANRSVGLSPQAKRRLMEYPWDGNIRELRNICEQLVVLNKSGSIGPKEVATLLALEMTGPVSLPQVKTRGASGPAKGILQEVERDLIISSLEKNDFNKTRTARTLGMNRSTLWRKMKEYGISCDMVIER
- a CDS encoding DMT family transporter, with the translated sequence MQSSYRRAIILNLSASVVWASTSVMIRYVSAGFPVMFQSFARYLASLMVLWPLFFSAAPMEERRHVGANLAHLLPRMALIALMNFGFQAAYTGALYIIYPGLAMLIYQSAAIFSVLLGFLFFVDERSLLKRPLFYIGLITAVVGVLLTVSPGSGGSSAPLAGVVLVLVAALSWAGLTTMVRAWLPGFSPYFVNAAVFTFVTPLFFVSHLLIQGPQVQFQASLSMWTVMILSGLIGIGLGHSLFYRSVPHLGVSLSNILQLTRPFFAAVFSFLVFRERLSLMQIFGGLLLIGGAYSVTRLKERKTAG